A single region of the Streptomyces sp. NBC_01803 genome encodes:
- a CDS encoding prephenate dehydrogenase gives MRTALVIGTGLIGTSIALALSARGVRVHLEDSDPDQPRTASALGAGTEEPPGGPVELAVVAVPPAHIAATVAALQRRGAARAYVDVGSVKGGPCRELTGLDGDLRTYLGTHPMSGRERSGPLAATADLFEGKPWVLTPVPETETEVLNLALELVALCRAVPVVMDADAHDRAVALVSHTPQLLSSLVAARLETADEVAVRLCGQGILDVTRIAASDPGMWIEILSANPGPVADILSEVAADLDETVRSLRAMESADDAKRGGGAAGIEAVLRRGNAGRERVPGKHGTAPAAYETVAVLITDQPGELARIFADAGRAGVNIEDVRIEHATGQQAGLVQLMVEPNAVPVLIASLRERGWSIRQ, from the coding sequence ATGCGTACCGCCCTCGTCATCGGCACCGGCCTGATCGGGACCTCCATCGCGCTCGCGCTCTCCGCCCGGGGCGTGCGGGTGCACCTGGAGGACAGCGACCCCGATCAGCCCCGCACCGCCTCCGCCCTCGGCGCGGGCACCGAGGAGCCGCCCGGGGGACCGGTCGAGCTGGCCGTCGTCGCCGTGCCCCCCGCCCATATCGCGGCCACCGTGGCCGCCCTCCAGCGGCGCGGCGCGGCCCGCGCCTACGTGGACGTCGGCAGCGTCAAGGGCGGCCCGTGCCGGGAGCTCACCGGGCTTGACGGGGACCTGCGCACGTACCTGGGCACGCACCCCATGTCGGGCCGCGAACGGTCCGGGCCGCTGGCCGCCACCGCCGACCTCTTCGAGGGCAAGCCCTGGGTGCTGACCCCGGTGCCCGAGACCGAGACCGAGGTGCTGAACCTGGCGCTGGAGCTGGTCGCGCTGTGCCGGGCCGTGCCGGTGGTGATGGACGCCGACGCGCACGACCGGGCCGTCGCCCTCGTCTCCCACACCCCCCAGCTCCTGTCCAGCCTGGTGGCCGCGCGGCTGGAGACCGCCGACGAGGTCGCCGTACGGCTGTGCGGGCAGGGCATCCTCGATGTGACCCGCATCGCCGCCTCCGACCCGGGGATGTGGATCGAGATCCTCTCCGCCAATCCCGGCCCGGTCGCCGACATCCTCTCCGAGGTCGCCGCCGACCTCGACGAGACCGTCCGCTCGCTGCGCGCCATGGAATCCGCCGACGACGCCAAGCGTGGCGGCGGCGCCGCCGGGATCGAGGCCGTGCTGCGGCGCGGCAACGCGGGCCGGGAGCGCGTCCCCGGCAAGCACGGCACCGCGCCCGCCGCGTACGAGACGGTGGCGGTGCTGATCACCGACCAGCCGGGGGAGCTGGCCCGCATCTTCGCCGACGCGGGCCGGGCCGGCGTCAACATCGAGGACGTCCGCATCGAGCACGCCACCGGGCAGCAGGCCGGCCTCGTCCAGCTCATGGTGGAGCCCAACGCGGTCCCGGTCCTGATCGCGTCCCTGCGGGAACGGGGCTGGTCCATCCGGCAGTAG
- the cmk gene encoding (d)CMP kinase: protein MRKVRTAVADLPAIPVIVAIDGPSGTGKSSTSKAVASRMELGYLDTGAQYRAMTWWMLANGIDVDDPAAVAAAAAKPTIVSGTDPKAPTITVDGTDVSGPIRGREVTAAVSAVSAVPEVRTRITELQRSIAAEAPVGIVVEGRDIGTTVLPDADIKVFLTASPEARAARRSAELKGRESADVAATRAALIKRDAADSGRKTSPLAKADDAIEVDTTELSLPQVIECVVTLIEERKRRGR from the coding sequence ATGAGAAAGGTGCGCACCGCCGTGGCTGATCTTCCCGCCATTCCCGTCATCGTCGCCATCGATGGCCCCTCCGGCACGGGCAAGTCCAGCACCTCGAAGGCCGTGGCCTCGCGCATGGAGCTCGGCTACCTCGACACCGGCGCCCAGTACCGCGCGATGACGTGGTGGATGCTGGCCAACGGCATCGACGTCGACGACCCCGCCGCCGTGGCCGCCGCCGCGGCCAAGCCCACGATCGTCAGCGGCACCGACCCCAAGGCGCCCACCATCACGGTCGACGGCACGGACGTCTCCGGGCCGATCCGGGGCCGGGAGGTCACCGCGGCGGTGAGCGCGGTCAGCGCGGTCCCCGAGGTGCGCACCAGGATCACCGAGCTCCAGCGTTCCATCGCCGCCGAGGCCCCCGTGGGCATCGTGGTCGAGGGCCGCGACATCGGCACCACGGTGCTGCCGGACGCCGACATCAAGGTCTTCCTGACCGCCTCGCCCGAGGCCAGGGCCGCCCGCCGCAGCGCCGAGCTGAAGGGCAGGGAGTCCGCCGATGTCGCCGCGACCAGGGCCGCGCTCATCAAGCGGGACGCCGCCGACTCCGGCCGGAAGACCTCGCCGCTGGCCAAGGCGGACGACGCCATCGAGGTGGACACCACCGAGCTCTCCCTGCCCCAGGTCATCGAGTGCGTCGTCACCCTCATCGAAGAGCGGAAGCGGCGAGGACGGTGA
- the der gene encoding ribosome biogenesis GTPase Der, translating into MNDQNHPGALGDTEYAEFMELATQQGFDAEEIDGELAAADIGPLPVLAVVGRPNVGKSTLVNRILGRREAVVEDRPGVTRDRVTYETEWAGRRFKIVDTGGWEQDVLGIQASVAAQAEFAIEAADAVVLVVDATVGATDTDEAVVKLLRRSGKPVVLCANKVDGFSMEAEAAYLWSLGLGEPHPVSALHGRGTGDMLDAVLEVMPEAPADTFATGTGGPRRIALIGRPNVGKSSLLNKVAGEERVVVDPVAGTTRDPVDELIDLGGKTWRFVDTAGIRRRVHLQDGADYYASLRTAAALEKAEAAVVLIDVSEPITVQDIRIITMAVDAGRALVIAYNKWDTMDEERRFYLEREIEQELVQVQWAPRVNISARTGRHMEKLVPAIETALESWESRVSTGKLNGFLGELVAAHPHPVRGGKQPRILFGTQAGTRPPRFVLFASGFLEAGYRRFIERRLREEFGFAGTPIQLSVRVREKRGRKK; encoded by the coding sequence ATGAACGACCAGAACCACCCGGGCGCGCTCGGTGACACCGAATACGCCGAGTTCATGGAGCTCGCCACCCAACAGGGCTTCGACGCCGAGGAGATCGACGGCGAGCTGGCCGCCGCCGACATCGGCCCGCTGCCGGTGCTCGCCGTCGTCGGCCGGCCGAATGTCGGCAAGTCCACTCTGGTGAACCGGATTCTCGGCCGCCGCGAGGCCGTGGTCGAGGACCGCCCCGGCGTCACCAGGGACCGCGTCACCTACGAGACCGAGTGGGCCGGCCGCCGCTTCAAGATCGTCGACACCGGCGGCTGGGAGCAGGACGTGCTGGGCATCCAGGCGTCCGTCGCCGCCCAGGCCGAGTTCGCCATCGAGGCCGCCGACGCCGTCGTCCTGGTCGTGGACGCCACGGTCGGGGCCACCGACACCGACGAGGCCGTGGTCAAGCTGCTGCGCCGGTCCGGGAAGCCGGTCGTGCTGTGCGCCAACAAGGTCGACGGCTTCTCCATGGAGGCCGAAGCCGCCTACCTGTGGTCGCTGGGCCTCGGCGAGCCGCACCCGGTCTCCGCGCTGCACGGCCGGGGCACCGGCGACATGCTCGACGCGGTGCTGGAGGTGATGCCGGAGGCGCCCGCCGACACGTTCGCCACCGGGACCGGCGGCCCGCGCCGCATCGCCCTCATCGGCCGTCCGAACGTCGGCAAGTCGTCCCTGCTGAACAAGGTCGCCGGCGAGGAGCGGGTCGTCGTGGACCCGGTGGCGGGCACCACCCGGGACCCGGTGGACGAGCTGATCGACCTCGGCGGGAAGACCTGGCGATTCGTCGACACGGCCGGCATCAGGCGCCGCGTCCACCTCCAGGACGGTGCCGACTACTACGCCTCGCTGCGCACCGCCGCGGCTTTGGAGAAGGCCGAGGCCGCAGTGGTGCTGATCGACGTCAGCGAGCCCATCACCGTGCAGGACATCCGCATCATCACCATGGCGGTGGACGCGGGCCGCGCTCTGGTCATCGCCTACAACAAGTGGGACACGATGGACGAGGAGCGCCGCTTCTACCTGGAGCGGGAGATCGAGCAGGAGCTCGTCCAGGTGCAGTGGGCGCCCCGGGTCAACATCTCGGCGCGCACCGGTCGGCACATGGAAAAGCTGGTGCCGGCCATCGAGACGGCGTTGGAGAGCTGGGAGAGCCGGGTGTCCACCGGGAAGCTGAACGGCTTCCTCGGCGAGCTGGTCGCCGCCCACCCGCACCCGGTGCGGGGCGGCAAGCAGCCCCGGATCCTGTTCGGCACCCAGGCGGGAACGCGCCCGCCGCGCTTCGTGCTGTTCGCCTCCGGCTTCCTGGAGGCCGGCTACCGCCGCTTCATCGAGCGGCGGCTGCGTGAGGAGTTCGGCTTCGCGGGCACCCCGATCCAGCTGTCCGTGCGGGTGCGGGAGAAGCGCGGCCGGAAGAAGTGA
- a CDS encoding pseudouridine synthase, translated as MRSSGRNSNGNYRGAGNGRDDRRQPAGRPRPEERRHGQSGGAPVRKQRPAPARSREYDAQIEERNRARHDKPAVKLPKTFGDQEGERLQKVLARAGLGSRRACEELIEQARVEVNGKIVTSQGRRVDPQKDEIKVDGLTIAAQSHLFFALNKPAGVVSSMEDPEGRQCLGDYVQNRETRLFHVGRLDTETEGLILLTNHGELAHRLTHPRYGVTKTYLAAIQGPIPRDLGKRLKDGIPLEDGFARADHFRIVENTGKNYLVEVTLHEGRKHIVRRMLSEAGFPVDRLVRTKFGPIALGDQKSGWLRRMTNTEVGRLMKEVGL; from the coding sequence ATGCGAAGCAGCGGCAGGAACAGCAACGGGAACTACCGGGGCGCGGGCAACGGCCGCGACGATCGGCGGCAGCCCGCCGGCCGTCCGCGCCCCGAGGAGCGCCGTCACGGCCAGAGCGGCGGCGCCCCGGTCCGCAAGCAGCGACCGGCGCCGGCCCGCTCCCGCGAGTACGACGCCCAGATCGAGGAGCGCAACCGCGCCCGTCACGACAAGCCCGCCGTCAAGCTCCCGAAGACCTTCGGCGACCAGGAGGGCGAGCGGCTCCAGAAGGTCCTCGCCCGCGCCGGGCTCGGCTCCCGCCGCGCCTGCGAGGAGCTGATCGAGCAGGCCCGGGTCGAGGTCAACGGCAAGATCGTCACCTCGCAGGGCCGTCGCGTGGACCCGCAGAAGGACGAGATCAAGGTCGACGGGCTGACCATCGCCGCCCAGTCGCACCTGTTCTTCGCCCTCAACAAGCCGGCCGGCGTCGTCTCCTCGATGGAGGACCCCGAGGGCCGCCAGTGCCTGGGCGACTACGTGCAGAACCGTGAGACCCGGCTCTTCCACGTCGGTCGGCTCGACACCGAGACCGAGGGCCTGATCCTCCTCACCAACCACGGTGAGCTGGCTCACCGCCTCACCCACCCCCGGTACGGCGTGACCAAGACCTACCTCGCCGCCATCCAGGGCCCCATCCCGCGCGACCTCGGCAAGCGGCTGAAGGACGGGATCCCGCTGGAGGACGGCTTCGCCCGCGCCGACCACTTCCGCATCGTGGAGAACACCGGGAAGAACTACCTGGTCGAGGTCACGCTGCACGAGGGCCGCAAGCACATCGTGCGCCGCATGCTCTCCGAGGCCGGCTTCCCGGTCGACAGGCTGGTGCGCACCAAGTTCGGTCCGATCGCGCTGGGCGACCAGAAGTCGGGCTGGCTGCGCCGGATGACCAACACCGAGGTCGGGCGGCTGATGAAGGAGGTCGGCCTCTGA
- the scpB gene encoding SMC-Scp complex subunit ScpB yields the protein MSTETRAPELKPALEAVLMVVDEPATEEHLAKVLGHPRRAVADALRELADEYARDGRGFELRLIAGGWRYYTRPEYAEAVESFVLDGQQARLTQAALETLAVVAYRQPVSRSRVSAVRGVNCDGVMRTLLQRGLVAEAGAEPETGAILYVTTHYFLERMGLRGLDELPELAPFLPEAEQVEGESQEGVPSFDVDDLDATDSGDSPTDH from the coding sequence ATGAGCACCGAGACGCGGGCACCCGAGCTCAAGCCCGCCCTGGAGGCCGTCCTCATGGTCGTCGACGAGCCGGCCACCGAGGAGCACCTGGCCAAGGTCCTCGGCCATCCCCGCCGCGCGGTCGCGGACGCGCTGCGCGAACTGGCCGACGAGTACGCCCGCGACGGCCGCGGCTTCGAGCTGCGGCTGATCGCCGGCGGCTGGCGTTACTACACCAGGCCCGAGTACGCCGAGGCCGTCGAGAGCTTCGTGCTGGACGGCCAGCAGGCCCGCCTCACGCAGGCCGCCCTGGAGACCCTGGCGGTCGTCGCGTACCGCCAGCCGGTCAGCCGTTCCCGGGTCTCCGCCGTCCGGGGCGTGAACTGTGACGGCGTGATGCGGACCCTCCTCCAGCGCGGTCTGGTGGCCGAGGCGGGCGCCGAACCCGAAACAGGTGCGATCCTGTATGTGACGACGCACTACTTCCTGGAACGGATGGGCCTGCGCGGCCTGGACGAACTGCCCGAGCTCGCGCCCTTCCTCCCGGAGGCGGAACAGGTCGAGGGCGAGAGCCAGGAGGGGGTGCCGTCGTTCGACGTCGACGACCTCGACGCGACCGACAGCGGCGACTCTCCTACGGATCATTGA